CAGGAGATGACGGTTCTGGAAAATGTGATCGCCGGTTTTCACCTGCAGGAACGCGGCGCGCTGGTCGCCGATCTTCTGTCGCTTCCGGCCTCGAAGAAACGGGCGGCGGAGGCCAGGGAAGGCGCGCAGGAACTGCTCGCCCGCGTCGGCCTGCAGAAGGCCGCCGAACGCCAGGCCGGAAATCTGTCCTATGGCGCGCTGAAGCGGCTGGAAATCGCCCGGGCGCTCGCCGTCTCCCCGCGCGTCCTGTTGCTTGATGAGCCGGCGGCGGGCTGCAACGCGGTGGAAACGGAGGAAATCGACCGGCTGATTGCCGAACTGGCAAGAACCGGAATCGCCATCCTTCTCGTCGAGCACGACATGAAGATGGTGATGCGCATTTCCAACCATATCGTGGTGCTCGATCACGGCGAGAAGATCGCCGAGGGCGATCCGGAAACCGTGTCGCGCAACAAGGCGGTGATCGCCGCCTATCTTGGAACCGAAGAGGAGGCCGCCGATGCTGACGGTTAAGGGCCTGCGTTCGGCCTATGGCCGCATCGAGGTGCTGCACGGCATCGATCTCGAGGTCACATCCGGCGAGATCGTCACCGTGGTCGGCGCCAATGGCGCAGGCAAGACGACGCTGCTGAAATGTCTCTCCGGCCTGCAGCCGGTGACCGATGGCGAGATGATCTTTCGCGGCGAGGTGATGACAAATGTTCCTGCCTTCAGGCGGCTGAAGCAGGGCCTTGCCCAGTCTCCGGAAGGCCGGCAGATCTTCACCAATCTCTCGGTCGAGGAAAACCTCAGGCTCGGCGCATTTCTGTTCACCGATGATCGCGTCGAACGGGACATGGAAGACGCCTTTCAGATGTTCCCGATCCTGAAGGAAAAGCGGAACCTTACCGCAGGCGGGCTTTCGGGCGGCCAGCAGCAGATGCTGGCGATCGCCCGCGCGCTGATGGGCCGGCCCGCCTGTCTGCTGCTGGACGAGCCGTCCATGGGGCTGGCCCCGTTGCTGGTGGCGCAGATCTTCGATGTGGTGAAGGCCCTGAAGGCGCGCGACGTGACCGTGCTTCTCGTTGAACAGAATGCCTACGGGGCGCTGAAGATCGCCGATCGCGGCTATGTGATGGAAACCGGCCGCATCACCATGGAAGGCGCGGCGGCGGCGCTGATCGCCGATCCGCAGGTGCGCGAGGCCTATCTTGGAATCTGACATGAAGACTGTGATGACCATCGCCCATCGCGGCGCAATCGCCGTGGTGACCATCAACAATCCGCCCGTCAACGCGCTGTCGAATGCGGTGCGTGCGGCGCTTCTATCCGCCGTCGAGACGCTGGATGCCGATGATAAGGTCAAGGCGGTCGTGCTCGCCTGCGCCGGACGCACCTTCATCGCCGGCGCGGATGTGCGCGAGTTCAGCCTGCCGCCGCGGGAGCCGCTTCTGCCCGACGTGGTGGCCGCGATCGAGGACGCGAAAAAGCCCTGGGTGGCTGCCATCCACGGTTCGGCCCTTGGCGGCGGGTTCGAGATCGCGCTCGGCTGTCGCTTCCGCATTGCCGATGCGAAGGCCTCTGTCGGCCTCCCCGAAGTCACGCTCGGCCTCATCCCCGGCGCTTCGGGAACAGTGCGCACGCCGCGCCTTGCGGGCGTCGAGACGGCGGTGAAGCTTGCGGTCTCGGGTCGTCCGATGAAGGCGAAACCCGCGCTTGAGGCGGGGCTGATCGATGCGATCGCCGATGGCGATCTGGTCGAAGAGGCCGTCGCCTTCGCCGAACAGGCAATGGAGACATCGTTGCCGCCGAAGACGCGGGAGCGCCCGGTCGCAGCGCCTGCGGAGGATTTCTGGGCAGCGGCCGAAAAGGACGCGAGAAAGCCCGGCTATCGCGCGCCGCTGGACGTTCTGGCATCCATCCGCTTTGCCGTCGAAAACCCGTTCGACGCGGCGATGGAGCATGAACGGAAAATCTTTCTGGAACTGCGCGCCTCGAAGGAGGCCGCAGCCCTTCGCCACGTTTTCTTTGCCGAACGCGCTGCGTCCCGTCCTGAAAGCCTGAAGGGCATCGAGCCGCTTGCCGTCTCTGCCGTCGGCGTCATCGGCGGCGGCACGATGGGGGCGGGGATTGCGGTCGCGGCGCTCACGGCCGGGTTCTCCGTCACCCTGATCGAGCGCGACGAGGAGGCTGTCGCGCGCGGCATCCGCACGATCGACGGCATCCTGGCGGGCTCGGTCAAGCGAGGCAAGCTCACCGAGGCGGGCCGCGTCGAGCTGATGGCGTCTCTGGGCGGCACGACGGAATACAGGGCGCTCGGCGATTGCGATCTGGTGATCGAGGCGGTGTTCGAGGAGATTTCGGTCAAGCGTGCTGTCTTTGAAAAGCTGGGCCAGGTCTGCCGCGCCGATGCGGTGCTGGCAACCAACACCTCCTATCTCGATCCGCGGCTGATTGCCGAAGGCCTGGCGAACCCCGCACGCTTCATCGGCCTGCATTTCTTCTCGCCCGCCCATGTGATGAAGCTTCTTGAAATCGTGCCGGTACCGGAGACCTCCGAAACCGTGCTTGCGACAGGTTTTGCGCTTGCGAAAAGGCTCGGCAAGATCCCGGTGCGCGCCGGCATCTGCGAGGGCTTCATCGGCAACCGTATTCTCAAGCGTTACCGCGCTGCGGCTGAGGAACTGGTCGAACAGGGCGTGGCAATCGCCGATATCGACGCGGCCATGCGCGGCTACGGCTTCAGGATGGGCCCGTTCGAGGCGCAGGATCTCGGCGGCCTCGACATCGCCTTCCTGCAGCGTGAGGGCGCGCGGGCGGCAGGCGAGGCTGTGCCGGAAACGCTCGGCGACATTCTCGTGCGCGCCGGGCGCAAGGGGCAGAAGTCCGGCGGCGGCTGGTATGACTACGAGACCGGAAACCGGATGCCGATCGTTTCCGATACGGTGCATGCCCTCTTGAAAGGCCGGATCGCGGGCTCTTCGCGGCTGAGCCTCGAGGCGATCGCCGATCGGCTTGTGAAGGCAATGGCGGAAGAGAGCCGCGCGATCCTCGCCGAAGGCATCGCCGAAAAGCCGGCTGATATCGACCTTGTCGAAATCCATGGCTATGGCTTTCCGCGCCACAAGGGCGGGCCGATGTTTGCCAGCGACGGCTGATCTTGGTCAGCCGACATTGACCTGTTGCGTGACGCGGTTAGGCTTGGGCCAAAATCGTCAGAAACCGGAGGTCACCATGTCGAAAACCCTGATCGCTCTCATTGCCGCGCTGGCATCATCGTCTGCTCTCGCCCAGGAGACGCGGACGGTCTCGGGCGAGGCGACCTACCGTGAACGCATGGCATTGCCGGATGATGCCGAACTGATCGTCTTCCTGACGGGCTTTCAGGGCAACGAACTTGGCGGCATGAGCGAAGCGGCGGATGGGCGGCAGGTGCCGTTGCCGTTTTCGTTTTCCGTGCCCGGCGGGTTCAAGGGCGAACTCACCGCAGCAATCATGATCGATGACGCGCTTCGCTTCGTCAGCGATCCGGTGGAGGTCGCGGCGGGAACGGCGGATGTCGATATCGGCACCATCTGGCTCTCGGGCTTCACGCCCTCCGGTTTCCAGTCCACCTGGGCTTGTGGCGATGACCGCTTCACCATCGGATTCCGCGACAATCTGGCCGTTATCGAGACGGAGGAGAGGATTTTCGAGCTTCCCCAGGCGATCTCGGCCGATGGCGCGCGGTTTGCGAGCGAGGACGGTCGGAACGAGTTCTGGGGCAAGGGCGACAAGGCGACGCTGACGCTTGACGGCGTGACCTTGCCAGAGTGCGAGATGGTTGAGGATGACAACAGCTGGACGGCGCAGGGCAACGAGCCCGGCTGGCGCGCGGTTATGGCGAATGGGCGTTTCCGCCTCGATCTCAACTACGGAGACGACCGGCTTGATCTGCGCCTTCCCGAAGCGGAAATCTCGGAAGGCGCCTATCATTACGACTTCGCTGCCTTCGGTCTGTCCTTCGCCCTCAGCGATCGGCTGTGCCGCGACGACATGAGCGGACGGCTTTTCCCGCAGGAGGTCGAGCTGGAAACGGCAACGGGCGTTCTCAAAGGCTGCGGCGGCGACACGATGTCGCTTCTTGCCGGGCCGGAATGGACCGTTTCTGAGATTGGCCCGGAGAGCGTCAGCGACAGCGGCGAGGTGACGATTTCGGTCAGCGCCGACGGCCGGATTTCAGGCTCCGCCGGCTGCAACCGCTTTATGGGCGCGGTGAAGCTTGGCGGCGAGGGCGGTCTTGAGATCGGTCCGCTGGCCGCGACCAACATGGCGTGCGAGGAACCCTTGATGGCGCTGGAACGCGATTTCTTCCGGGCGATCGACGTGGTCAATGGTTTCAATATCGCCGAAAACGGCGACCTTCTCCTGACGGCCGATGGCGAAACCGTGATCCGCGCCGCGCGCTGACCGGCGTCAGGGCACCAGCGTCAGGAGCACGAAGACGGCGAAGATCACCAGATGGACCGCGCCCTGCAAAACGGTGGTGCGGCCCGTTCCGAGCGTGATCGTGCTGACGAACAGCGTCAGAATGAGCATCACCATCTGCTCCGGTTCGAGCCCGAGCGTCATCTGTCTGCCGAGCGCGATCGAAATCAGCGCCACGATCGGGATCGACAGGCCGATGCTGGCGAGCGCCGAGCCGAGCACCAGGTTGATGCTCTGCTGGATCCTGTTCTTGAACGCCGCCTGCACCGAGGAGATGCCCTCCGGCAACAGCACCAGCGCCGCGATCATCACGCCGACAAGCGTCTGCGGCAGCCCGGCCGCCGCTATGCCCCGGTCAAGCGGCGCAGACAGCATTTCGGCGAGCAGGATGACCATCAGCAGTGAAAAGGGCAGCATCACGGCGCTTGTCGCCGTCATCCGCCTTGACGGCGCATGGTGGTCCGGAAAGAAGTCGCCCTCCTCGTCATCCGTCTCCTCGGTGAAATAGTTGCGGTGGCGCACCGTCTGGACGAACAGGAACACGCCGTAGAGCACCAGGCAGCAGATACTGACGACGAGAAGCTGGGCCCAGGAATATTGCCGCGCCGGGCCCGAGATCGCAAAGTTCGGCAGCACGAAGGCAAGCGTCGACAATGTGCCGAGCACGGCGAGGGCGGCGGTGGCGGCGGCAAGCTTGAAGCTCTGTTCGTGGTAGATTCGCCCGCCGGCCACGAGACAGAGCCCGATAATGCCGTTCAGCACGATCATCACGGCGGAAAACACCGTGTCGCGCGCCACGGCATCGGTGCCTTCTGCGCCCGACAGCATGATCGAGACGATCAGCGCCACCTCGATCAGCGTCACGCAGCCGGCAAGAATGATCGAGCCCATCGGCTCTCCCACCTTGGCGCCGAGAATTTCGGCATGTAGCACCGAGGCGAAGACCGAGCCGCCGAGCAGCAGGACCGCCGGCACCAGGAAGACCACCGATGTGTCATGCAACAGGCCGACGATCTCGAGCGCAACGACGACCGCCGCCAGAAACGGCAGCAGCACGCTCCATCTTGGTATCGAACGCGGACTGTGCATGCTCTCTCCTGAAAACGAAACGTCGAATGGCGTTGCGATGATTGCAGCGAAACTCTTAGCGGGGAACGGCGGCCGATGTCGAGGTGCCGAGCACGAAGGCAAGATTGGCGGCGGCGGTGAAGGCGGCCTCGCGCGCATCGCTTTCGGCAAGCCGCGCCTCGAGCAGGCCGGTCTGGGCGGTCGCCAGCGCAGAGATCGTGCCGACGCCGTTCCGATAGGCCTCAAGCGCCGAATCATAGGTCTTGTAGGCGGCCTGGCGGAGTTTGACCGACGAGGCATTGGCCTGAAGCGCCGTCGTCAGCGCATTCGAGGCGACCACGATCTCGCGGGCGGCGGCGTCCTTCAACTGCTCGAAATTGCGCTTTGCGGCCTCGACCCGGCTTTCGGCCTGTTTCAGATTGGCGTCGCGCATGCCGGCATCATAGAGCGGAATGGTGGCGCCGATCATGACGTTGCCGTTGAGCCCGTTATTGTCGATGGTCGGCAGGCCACCCGCCGTCACGCCGGTCTCGTATGATGAGAGCGTGCCGAATACGCCGATTTTCGGCATGAAGTCGGATTTCGCCTTTTTCACGCCCTCCCGG
This window of the Martelella lutilitoris genome carries:
- a CDS encoding ABC transporter ATP-binding protein, translating into MSLLDVQGLGISFGGLRAVNNVSFSASAGEIVSVIGPNGAGKTTLFNMISGVYLPGEGKVTLDGRDITAKRPDRLATLGLTRTFQNLQIFQEMTVLENVIAGFHLQERGALVADLLSLPASKKRAAEAREGAQELLARVGLQKAAERQAGNLSYGALKRLEIARALAVSPRVLLLDEPAAGCNAVETEEIDRLIAELARTGIAILLVEHDMKMVMRISNHIVVLDHGEKIAEGDPETVSRNKAVIAAYLGTEEEAADADG
- a CDS encoding ABC transporter ATP-binding protein codes for the protein MLTVKGLRSAYGRIEVLHGIDLEVTSGEIVTVVGANGAGKTTLLKCLSGLQPVTDGEMIFRGEVMTNVPAFRRLKQGLAQSPEGRQIFTNLSVEENLRLGAFLFTDDRVERDMEDAFQMFPILKEKRNLTAGGLSGGQQQMLAIARALMGRPACLLLDEPSMGLAPLLVAQIFDVVKALKARDVTVLLVEQNAYGALKIADRGYVMETGRITMEGAAAALIADPQVREAYLGI
- a CDS encoding 3-hydroxyacyl-CoA dehydrogenase NAD-binding domain-containing protein produces the protein MKTVMTIAHRGAIAVVTINNPPVNALSNAVRAALLSAVETLDADDKVKAVVLACAGRTFIAGADVREFSLPPREPLLPDVVAAIEDAKKPWVAAIHGSALGGGFEIALGCRFRIADAKASVGLPEVTLGLIPGASGTVRTPRLAGVETAVKLAVSGRPMKAKPALEAGLIDAIADGDLVEEAVAFAEQAMETSLPPKTRERPVAAPAEDFWAAAEKDARKPGYRAPLDVLASIRFAVENPFDAAMEHERKIFLELRASKEAAALRHVFFAERAASRPESLKGIEPLAVSAVGVIGGGTMGAGIAVAALTAGFSVTLIERDEEAVARGIRTIDGILAGSVKRGKLTEAGRVELMASLGGTTEYRALGDCDLVIEAVFEEISVKRAVFEKLGQVCRADAVLATNTSYLDPRLIAEGLANPARFIGLHFFSPAHVMKLLEIVPVPETSETVLATGFALAKRLGKIPVRAGICEGFIGNRILKRYRAAAEELVEQGVAIADIDAAMRGYGFRMGPFEAQDLGGLDIAFLQREGARAAGEAVPETLGDILVRAGRKGQKSGGGWYDYETGNRMPIVSDTVHALLKGRIAGSSRLSLEAIADRLVKAMAEESRAILAEGIAEKPADIDLVEIHGYGFPRHKGGPMFASDG
- a CDS encoding META domain-containing protein — translated: MSKTLIALIAALASSSALAQETRTVSGEATYRERMALPDDAELIVFLTGFQGNELGGMSEAADGRQVPLPFSFSVPGGFKGELTAAIMIDDALRFVSDPVEVAAGTADVDIGTIWLSGFTPSGFQSTWACGDDRFTIGFRDNLAVIETEERIFELPQAISADGARFASEDGRNEFWGKGDKATLTLDGVTLPECEMVEDDNSWTAQGNEPGWRAVMANGRFRLDLNYGDDRLDLRLPEAEISEGAYHYDFAAFGLSFALSDRLCRDDMSGRLFPQEVELETATGVLKGCGGDTMSLLAGPEWTVSEIGPESVSDSGEVTISVSADGRISGSAGCNRFMGAVKLGGEGGLEIGPLAATNMACEEPLMALERDFFRAIDVVNGFNIAENGDLLLTADGETVIRAAR
- a CDS encoding calcium:proton antiporter, with translation MHSPRSIPRWSVLLPFLAAVVVALEIVGLLHDTSVVFLVPAVLLLGGSVFASVLHAEILGAKVGEPMGSIILAGCVTLIEVALIVSIMLSGAEGTDAVARDTVFSAVMIVLNGIIGLCLVAGGRIYHEQSFKLAAATAALAVLGTLSTLAFVLPNFAISGPARQYSWAQLLVVSICCLVLYGVFLFVQTVRHRNYFTEETDDEEGDFFPDHHAPSRRMTATSAVMLPFSLLMVILLAEMLSAPLDRGIAAAGLPQTLVGVMIAALVLLPEGISSVQAAFKNRIQQSINLVLGSALASIGLSIPIVALISIALGRQMTLGLEPEQMVMLILTLFVSTITLGTGRTTVLQGAVHLVIFAVFVLLTLVP